In Jatrophihabitans sp., the sequence CTGAACGGGGCGCCGGCCATCATGCCGGCCGCCGCCGTCCAGGCGCCGATCGCCTGACCCGGCTTGGCCTTGAGGTGCTCGAGCAGGAACGCGTTGCGCTTCTGCGGCATTGCCGAGCTGCCGCCGACCAGCCGGTCCGGAAACTGGATGAAGCCGAACTCTGCGGTGCTCCACAGCTGCAGGTCACTGGCCAGCCGGCTCAGGGTGATCGTCAGGCCGCTCACCGCGCCGAGCATCCTCAGCGCGGCGTCACGGCTGGCGATCGCGTCCAGCGCATGCGGGTTGCCGCGACTGAAGCCCAGCAGCCGGGCGGTCAGGGCCGGGTCGATCGCGAGGTCGGTGCCCGCGACCGCGCCCGCGCCGAGCGGGCAGCTGCGCAGTCCGGCCGCGGCCTGGGCCAGCGCCTCGAGATCGCGCTCGACCGCCAGCGCCACTCCCAGCAGGTAATAGCCGTAGCTGACGGGCATCGCCGCCTGGTAGTGGGTGTAGATCGGCATCACCACCGACCGGTAGGCCCTGGCCCGCGACAGCAGACCTGCCTTCACCCTGGCCGCCTGCTCGCCGAAGTCCAGCAGCCAGTCGCGCAACCGCAGGGTGGTGACGCAGGCCTTGAGATCGTTGCGCGAACGCCCGGTATGCAGCACGCCGCCGATGTCGGGGCCGAGCTTGTCGATGAGGTATCCCTCATACATCAGGTACAGACCGCGTGGCGCCGGCCGCCCGAACAGCGGCTGGAATCCCTGCTCGGACAGCTCGGCGATGCAGCTGAGCAGGCTGCCGGCCGCCGCCGGTGAGATCAGCCCGCTGGCGGCGAGCATGGCCAGGTGCGCCTGGTCGACCCGGACCATCAGCTCGAGCTCGGCCGCCACCTCGGCCGGCGTCAGCTCGCCGTAGACCACCTGCCGGGTGCGCGGTGAGATCTCGGCTACCAGCCGACCGGTTCCGCTCACGGCAGACCCCGGCGCCCGTTCCGGTTCACCGGGCGCCCTGGGCGCTGCGAGCACCGTCCTGCCCCGCGGCCGCCATCACCTCGGCGTAGCTGCGCCGGTTCCAGTCGAAGGTCGTCCAGGAGCCGGCGGGCCGGGTCGGATCCTGCACCCGCACCGGTTCGGCCGCCGCCGGGGCGTCGAGGTGACCGGCGCTGCGCAGCCAGCTGTCGTCATACACCGTGTCCTGATAGCGATAACCCTCATCGGGCAGCATCACCACGGTGAGCGCGCTCGGGTTGGCCGCGGCCCACCAGCGGGCCGCGAGGTAGGCAGCGCCACCGGACGGGCCCATGAACAGGGCGTGCTGCTGGTGCAGTTGCCGGGTCGCGGCATAGGCCGCCGTCGCCGAGCACCAGTGCACCTGATCGAAGACCCGGTGATCCAGATTCGCCGGCATCAGGCTCATGCCCAGCCCGCGCAGTTCGCGGTGACCGTCGGCGTGGCCGAACAGCACGCTGGAATGGGTGTCGACACCGATCGCGCGGCACTCGGGCAGCACGGTTCGCAGGTTGCTGACCGTGCCGCACATCGAGCCGCCCGAGCCGACCGGGCCGACCACGCAGTCGACCTGGCCCAGGCACTCCAGGAACAGCTCGGCCACCGTGGCATAGGACCGGGGGTTGTCCGGATTGGAGTACTGCTCAGGGCAGAAGGTCGACTCGTGCTCGGACTTGACCTCAGCGAGCCGGGCCAGCCTGGCGGCCTGATAGCCACCGGGCACGGCGCCGGCCGCGGCCGGCACCCGGTCCACCACCGCGCCCAGGTCGACCAGCCGCCGGTACAGCCGCTCGTCGATCACCGGGTCGCTGACCAGCACCACCCGGCGGTTCATGTGCACGCCCTGCATGGCCAGGGCCAGCCCGAAGGTGCCCGAGGTCGTCTCCACGATGACCGTGTCCGGACCCAGCAGGCCCTGCGCCTCAGCCCGCCGCAGGATGTACCTGGCCGGAATCATCTTCATCAGGGTGAAACAGGCCCCGTACAGGTTCGGAGCCAGCCGGATCAGCCGGGGCACCTGATAAGTCTCGGTCGCCTCCTCGAACGCGGTCTGGATGCTCATCCGGTCAGGACCTCCATGTTCAGGCTCGATCCGTGGGTCAGGGTCGCCGAGACCCCGATCAGGCCGAGGATCGAGATGCCGGTGGTGGCCGCGCTCAGTTCGAGTTCGGCGGCACACTGGCGCAGCCGGCTCTCGGCGTCGGCAGGCAGGGCGTCGAAGATCAGCCCGGCTACGGTGCCGCTGTGCGCCACCTGAATGCCGCAGCCGCCGTGGCGCAGGCACAGCCGCAGCAGGAACTCCAGATGGGGTTTGGGAAGGTAACGCTCGTTGATGCGCGAGCTCGCCGTCGCCACCCGCCCCAGCAACGCGGTGTCGCCCAGGGCCACCGCGCGCCGCAGCGCCGCTCGCAGCACCCCGAAGCCGGCGATCTCGGCCTCGTCGTAGTCCGCCGGGTGCAACCGGAGGGTGTCGACCCGGGCGCCCGGCTCGGTGTCGCAGCTGATCACGAACATCGGCGGCAGGCGGTGACCGAAAGTCTCGAGCACCACGCCGTCCCGATGGCCGAACAGCACCACCCGGTCATCGATCATGATGGAGTCAGAGGCGCATTCGGCCAGCACCGCGAGCCGCGCCACCTCGTCCTTGGACAGCTCGACTCCGTGGAAGTCGGCCACCGCGCGGATGGTGGCGGTGACGTCACTGGTGGAGGACCCCATTCCGATTCCACGGGGGACGTCACTGGTGATCTCGACCCGCCCCCCTTTGGCAGCCGCCGGGTGGGTGGCAAACCGCCGGAGCGTCAGCATCGCGGCCCGCCTGACCTTGGTCAGCTCGGGCGGTCCGAGGACTCCGGCGTGGCTGTAACTGGGGTAGAACGCGGCCCGGGTGCCCCGGTCGGGTTGCGGCAACGTCACCAGCGCGCGGCGGACCTCACCGGCGTCGTCGTAGAACATGCCTTGCAGCAACTCGCCATGATGGGCCGGCGCGTGACCGACACCGGCATCCAGGCTCGCCAGCTGACGCTGGCGGTCATCGGCCGGTGACCGTTGGAGAACAGGTGCCGACATCCACCACTCTTTCCCGCGCCGGAGCCTTCTCCAGCGCCCTCGATGCGGTCAGACCGCTGCCTTGGTGACCCTGAAGATCAGGCTCTCGTGCTGGTGGACGTAATCGCGGTACCCGACATGCGGTGGCTCCCACCAGCTGGCGACCTCGACCGACTCGGCGCTCATGCCGACCGAGGTCAGCAGCTTGGTCAGGTCGTCGGCGTCGAAGAACCGGCAGTAGAAGTCGAAGTGATCGATGTACTCCTTGGGAGCGATCTCGCGGATGTTCGGATCCGACACCTGGCAGTCGTTCATCGTCCACATGTTGGCGATCAGGCTGCCGCCCGGCGCCAGTACCCGGTGGAGCTCGCGAAGCGCGTCCTCGGGGTTGGTCAGGTGCCCGAGCAGGTCCCAGCAGAAGATGCCGTCGAGCGAGTCGTCGAGAAATCCGGTGGCGAACGCGTCGACCTCGACGAACACGACCCTGTCACCGACGCCGGCCTTGTCGGTCACCGTCCGGGCGATCGCCATCGCGTTGGCCGAGGTGTCACCGCCCAGCAGGATCGGAGCCCCGGCGGCCAGTGGCGGCAGGTTTCGCCCGTCACCGCAAGGCAGATCGAGTATCACCGAGGCAGAGTTCTGCTTGAACAGCGCCGCGGCGGTCTCGGCATAGGGAACCGGCGGATCACCCCACAGGTTGGAGTGCCCGTTCAACGCGGGCTCGTACGCGCCGTTCCACAGGGGAATGGCGGCTTCGTCCCGAGAAAGTGAGTCTGTGTCCACCGAAGCTCCCGAATGCTGGCCTGACGGCGGTCCGCGAACAGCGCACCGTGAACGTCATGAAATAAAAGGTGAAGCAATCACTGTGATGAAAGCTCGAAATCCACTGCCAATGGCTGAAAATCACCGGCGGGATGTCGTTGAAGGCTACAAGGGTAAGGTCTTCTTCCGCAATGCCCCGAAATGATCTGTGAGTGGGTTTCTCCTTTACTTTCCGTGATATCTAGGTGACTAGCTATGCCGCGACCCACCCGCGCGGCGCGGGCTAGCGGGCCGTGCCGTCACGTCCGGTCAATGCGGCCAGCGCGACCGAGTCGGCGCCATGACCGGCGCTCAGGGATCCCAGCAGGCAACGCAGGGCTAGCGCGGTGTCGAAGTTGGCCAGTCGCAAGGACTGCTCGGCTCTCTCCAACTCACCTGCCGCCAGCTCAGCAGGCAGGCCGGCGCCGGTGAACGTCCCGTCCAGCAACGGCCGGACGTATTCGCTGAAGGCTCTGAAAGCTTCGTCGGTGAAGTTCGTCTCGTAACGATCCGGGCGGTGCCAGGACAGGAACAGCCTTACCAGCTCGGGGTCTTCGGCCGCCAGGAACTCATTGGCCCACAGTGCGTGGTTGCGACTGCTGGAGAACTTCAAGCCCTCCAGCAGGAACAGCTCGTTCACCGTGGCTCCCTGCATCTTGGGCTCGGCCACCCCGGCCGCCGCGAAGATGGCCGGGTACAGGACCGCGAAGTAGAAGGCGTTGTCAATGCCGTTGAAGTGCCAGAGCCCGTCGAACTGCTCCTCCCAGGTGCGCACCCACTCGGCGAGGCCGTCGGCTTGCGGGTTCACGGTATGGGCCGGACCGTAGAGGTAGCTCAGGCCCAGCTCGGCGGGAAAGTCGATCCGTAAACCAGAAAGCGCGCCGGTGCCCTCGATACCCCAATCGGTGGGATAGGCGACGGGGTAGTCCGGTAGCGGTGAGTTGAGGTACTGGCCGATCACCGACCGGACCCGGCCAGGCAGTTCCGCCCGGGTCCACTCAGCGATCAGCTGCTCCCGGTGATTCTCCAGGCGTAACACCGCGACTTCTGCCACCATCGCCTTGGGATCACCGCCGCACCTGGCGCAGCTGGGGTGGATGAGAGTGCTGGCCGAGGTGAATCCGCCGCAGGGCTCGCAGGACAGCCCGTTGGCGCCACTGCCGCAGCTGGGGCACTTGCCTACCACGTAAGCGTGATGCAGTGTCCGGCCGCAGTCTGAACACTGGTGCAGCACCATCTCGCGCATCTCCAGGCTGCCGTTGACCAGCATCTGGTTCAGCATGGAGTTGATCGCTTGCTCGAACGCCGGTTGCTCGGGATCGAGAAAGACGTCGTAGCCGATCCGGGCCAGTTCGAAGGCGACCTTGATCTGCGAGCGGTAGTCGGCGACCAGCTCGTGGACATCGACGCCGAGGTTCTCCGCCTTGGTCATCACGAAGTTCGGGTGCACGTCCACGCCGGCGAGGGCGAACACCCGCTCGCCGCGGCCGCGCGCCGCCCGCGAGGCTATGTCGGCGGCCAGGAAGGGCCCGGAGAGGTGCCCCACGTGCAGCGGCCCGTTGAGGGTCGGCTGGGGGATCACGATGACTGTCATGCCGGTGGAACGCTCGGTCATCGAGGCGACTCCAGTTCAAGAGAGTGGGTGGACATCTGGGAGAGTTCGATGTCGAGCCGCGCGGTGCTTGACGGCCTCGCCAGATCAGAGCTCGGGACACGGTCATCCAGGAGCTCAAGGGTGCAGCACTTGACCGCCCCGCCGGCCTTGAGCAGCTCGGAGGTATCCACCCCGATGGGGTTGTAACCCCGTTCGCGCAGCAGCTGGATGAGCCCGGTGGCCGTCTGCGGCAGCACTACGTTGTAACCGTCGGACAGCGCGTTGAGTCCGAAGGCCAGCGCGTCGGCCAGACCGGCGTGAATCGCGCCGGGGTACAGCCTGCGCAGGACCAGTTGGCTGCCGGGCGAGAAGGCGGCCGGGAAGTACATCACCTGGCCGGCGCCGAGCACCGCCAAGGCGGTGTCGAGGTGGTAGAACCGCGGATCTACCAGCGTCAGGCTCACCACCGGGCAACCGAAGATCTCCTGCACCTGGCCGTGCGACAGCCGATCGGTCCGAAAGCCGGTTCCGGCCAGCATCCGCTGGCCGTCATAGAGGTAATCCCCCTGGCCCTCGTTGATGTATTCGGGCTGCTCGACCTGAACGAGGCCATCGGCCACCAACCAGTCCCGGTAGGCCGGCGCCTCAGCGGTGCGCTGGGAGTAGCGGTACTTGGCGATCAGGAACCGGCCGTCCAGCACTGTCGCGCCGTTGGCGGCGAAGACCATGTCGGGCAACCCCTCGACCGGTTCGATCAGCTCGACCACGTGACCGAGATCCCGATAGACCTCGGTCAGTCGCTCCCACTGCGCTGTGGCCAGCGCGGTGTCGACGGGCTTGCTCGGGTTCATCCAGGGATTGATCCGATAGGTCACGTCGAAGTAGGTCGGCGGGCACATCAGATAGCGCTTGGTTTGCATCGGCACATCGTTGTGTCGCATGCGCAACCTCCTAGGATGACGGGGCGATGCTCGACGCGAGGTCTCGACTTCTCGAGTCGCTCCACGGCGTATCTGTCATGGTCGCCGGTTGGCCGACCAGCTTTACCTCGATCTTGGAGGCGTAGTCCTCCAAGGTCTGCTTGACCTCGTCCGCGCTGTCGCCGGTGACCACCAGGAAGCCCAGGATGTTGTTGCCGTCCGGCGGGCGCTGGATGATCGCGCCCGGATGCGCGGTGATCCGGGCCAGCAGCGTCCGATCGGACTCGCTGACCTCCGCGGGGACCGAGACGTACTCCAGCTCGCCGGCCTGGCAGATCAGGCAGGTGCCCATCATGTGGACCCCGGTCGGGCGGTAGTCCCCCACCTGCGGCCGGATACCGCGAGCCACGTCCATGGTGGCGAGGATCGGGCAGTAGCCAGCGGTCACCCGCGCCACCATGTCCAGGCCACCGCCCCCTGGCCGGACCGCGATCTCCACCAGATAGGGCTTGTCGCGGTGGAACCGGATCTCGGCGTGCATGACGCTGCGGTGCAGGCCATGGGCGAGCGCCGCGGCGGTGATGACCTGCTTGATCTCAGCGAGTTGATCGCCGGTCAGGGTCGTGGGCGCCACGTGGACGTCGTCGTCGAAGGTCGCGCCCTCCACGGTGGCCCGGTCGACGATCGAACCGAGAAAGACCTCGTCGTCCCAGATCACCGCCTCGAACAGGTATTCCCGACCATCCAGGAACGATTCGACCAGCAGGCCGTGCGGCCCGCAGTCGACTCCTTCGGGCTCCAACTGGTAGGTCACGATCCCATCGATGCCTTCGGCGGCGTCCTGGTAGCGCTGTTCCAACTCCTGGGGGCTGTCGACCCGGAACACGAAGAAACTGGCTGCCCCCAGGGTTGGCTTCAGCACCACCGGATAGCCGAATTCAGCTGCCGCGTCCAAGGCCGCCTGCAGATCGGTGACGAACCGGAATCGCGGGTGCGGCACTCCGCCACGCTCGTGGGCCTGCCGCATCCGCAGCTTGTTGCGGCTGTTCAGGGCTGCTTCCAGCCCGATGCTGGGCAGCCCGAGAGCTTCGGCGACCAGCGCCACGGTCGTCACCGAGGACTCGCTGAAGGTCAGCACACCGTCGAAGTCCTGCTCGGCATGCCAGTCGAGCGCTGCCGCCACGATGTCCTTGACCTCGGCGGAGTCAATCACCCGGTAGCGCGGAGCAGGCCAGTAGTCAGGCTCACCGACACCCTGCAGCAGGTGCAGATTGCCGCCGTACTCATCCACCTGCCGGTAGCGAGGCAGGTAGTAGGCGCCATATTGCTGCGCCTCGATTGCCAGGAGTTTCATGGACGTTCCTTCGGTGCCATCGACCGGCCGCTAGCGTGCGGAGATGACGGACTGGTAGCGCTCGGTCATCTGCGGGTCCCACCACACGCTGTACATCCTGAAGTCCTCGTCACCGACGTTGACGATCTGATGGGTCTCACCTGGCGGCAGGTAGGCGGTGTCGCCGGCCACGAACGGGCTCAGCTTGCCGTCGGAGGAGATCGTCGCCGTGCCGGAGGCGGCGATGAAGATCTCGAACTCGTGATGCGCGTGCGGCGTCGTGCTCGCGCCTGGTTCCAGAATCGCCCAGGCGCCTTCGAACGGCGTGTTCAGCTGCGGCCAGGGCAGCAGCCGCTGGGTCAGCACCCCGTACTCGGCGCACAGGTTGTCGCGGTCGAGACTACGGATTTCCATGGACGCTCCAGCGAGGGTTGGGAGTTGGTTGGGTGGTACGGGGTCGATTCAGACCGCGACCGCGGCCGCACTGGCCAGCGGCTGCTCCGTAGGCCGGCTCGCGAGCAGGTCGTGGACGATTTCGCCCGCGCGGATGGCGAGAACGCTGATCAACGAGTCCGCGATCCCGTGGCTCTCCTCATTGATCCCCTGCAGGTAGCAGTTCGCGGTCACCGCAGGCGGCATGATCATCCGGTACGAGCGGCTCACCAGGAACTGCTCGACACCGACCAGACCGGCGATCTGGCGCACCAGCGCGGGCAGGCTGCGCTCGAAACCGGTTCCCAGCATCACGACGTCGCAGCGCAGCTCGTCGTTCAACTCGCCGATCCGATCGGCCAGGCCGAGCACGACCTCGTCACCGTCCATCCGAGCGTGGTTGACGTCAACGGCGGTCACCATGCGCAGCCGCTGCGTCCCGGTGAGCCGCTCGAGGTACATCTGGCGGTAGATGGTGTTCAGCAGCTCGGGGGTCACGCCGGCGTAGTTGGTGCGCCGCATCTCCTGCAGCACCCGCTGCCGCGCCTCCGGGCGGGCCGCATAGAAGGAGTCGGTGAAGGACGGAAAGTATTTCTCGTTGGTGAACTTGCTGGTCTGGTAGTAGTCCAGCCCGATCGATCGCATGATCATGGAGCATTCAGCAGCCGGCATCCGCTGGTGCGTCTCCCACAGCATCTCGGCGGCGCTCTGCGCCGCGCCGACCACCGCGATCCGGTGCGGCGCGTCAGGATCCAGGTGCGCGATCCGGGATGAGTACTCGGTGCTGTGGATGACCCGCTCTCGTGGCAGATCCCGGAAAGCCTCTGGGATATGGGCATCCCGGCCGACGCCGATCACCAGGTTGCGGGCGGCGATCGCCGATCCGTCGGTGAGTCGCACCAACCACCCGGTGATCACGTCATCGCTCGACCTGATCGCTTCGATCGTCTCGCAGCGGCGGCCGTACTGGACCTGCACCCTGGACAGGGACTGGGCGACCCACTGGAGGTAGTTGGAGATCTCCAGCCGGAACGGCAGGAAGCTGGCCATGTTGATGAAGTCATGCAGCGTGCCGGTCGAGTGCAGAAAATTCACGAAGGAGAACCGACTGCACGGATTGCGCATCGTCACAAGGTCTTTGAGGAACGAGACCTGGCTCTGCGTCCAGGGAAGCATCATTCCGCGCTGCCAGACAATATTCTCATGTTGCTCGATGATTAACGTCTTGCTGGCGAAGTCGGCGGGAGCCATTTCTTCGATGGCTATCGCCAGAGCCAGGTTGGACGGTCCGGCGCCAATCGCGAGAAGCTCGACCTCTTGATGATCCAACGCAATAACCACCCTTGCTTGAATGTTTCACAGTCGGACACGACTGCGAAGCGCGGATCCGTATCGACGGAAAAGCCTCCCAATGAAGCCTGGGGCTTAGGCCTGGCAGCCTGCGGTGATGCGACAATACACCTACTATCTTGCTCGTCAATAGGCTTAACCAGTTAGCATTCCGCGCCCTGTCGATCCGCACATATGCCAGATCATGCCCCATCGGCAAATCACACGTTGGCACAGAGTTCGACGCCCGTGCCGCAGGCACCCAGCTGCCTGTGACTGCCCCACTTCGTAGCTCGGGCCCTAGAAATCCAGTCACCATCACGTGACACCGGGTCACGCATTTTGACTGCAGCATTCGCCGGCGCGTCGCCAGAATCGGCCCACCAGCATTGACCTCACCAGAGGAGTGGCGGGGTGAAA encodes:
- the argH gene encoding argininosuccinate lyase, producing the protein MSGTGRLVAEISPRTRQVVYGELTPAEVAAELELMVRVDQAHLAMLAASGLISPAAAGSLLSCIAELSEQGFQPLFGRPAPRGLYLMYEGYLIDKLGPDIGGVLHTGRSRNDLKACVTTLRLRDWLLDFGEQAARVKAGLLSRARAYRSVVMPIYTHYQAAMPVSYGYYLLGVALAVERDLEALAQAAAGLRSCPLGAGAVAGTDLAIDPALTARLLGFSRGNPHALDAIASRDAALRMLGAVSGLTITLSRLASDLQLWSTAEFGFIQFPDRLVGGSSAMPQKRNAFLLEHLKAKPGQAIGAWTAAAGMMAGAPFSNSIEVGTEAMASIWQGLRAGEQAVLLSQVLISGARPVPERMAERAESGFTAATAIANRLVSQGMPFRSAHHLVGDAVRRAVEAGSTKLAEFGPPGWLDGIGLTDLDLGELVASQRYGGGPGDFEAPFGQACASWQSYRQWLGDWRRTVEESAVELDTAVRSLLSRPDGAG
- a CDS encoding cysteine synthase family protein; amino-acid sequence: MSIQTAFEEATETYQVPRLIRLAPNLYGACFTLMKMIPARYILRRAEAQGLLGPDTVIVETTSGTFGLALAMQGVHMNRRVVLVSDPVIDERLYRRLVDLGAVVDRVPAAAGAVPGGYQAARLARLAEVKSEHESTFCPEQYSNPDNPRSYATVAELFLECLGQVDCVVGPVGSGGSMCGTVSNLRTVLPECRAIGVDTHSSVLFGHADGHRELRGLGMSLMPANLDHRVFDQVHWCSATAAYAATRQLHQQHALFMGPSGGAAYLAARWWAAANPSALTVVMLPDEGYRYQDTVYDDSWLRSAGHLDAPAAAEPVRVQDPTRPAGSWTTFDWNRRSYAEVMAAAGQDGARSAQGAR
- a CDS encoding class I SAM-dependent methyltransferase; amino-acid sequence: MDTDSLSRDEAAIPLWNGAYEPALNGHSNLWGDPPVPYAETAAALFKQNSASVILDLPCGDGRNLPPLAAGAPILLGGDTSANAMAIARTVTDKAGVGDRVVFVEVDAFATGFLDDSLDGIFCWDLLGHLTNPEDALRELHRVLAPGGSLIANMWTMNDCQVSDPNIREIAPKEYIDHFDFYCRFFDADDLTKLLTSVGMSAESVEVASWWEPPHVGYRDYVHQHESLIFRVTKAAV
- a CDS encoding class I tRNA ligase family protein, with translation MTERSTGMTVIVIPQPTLNGPLHVGHLSGPFLAADIASRAARGRGERVFALAGVDVHPNFVMTKAENLGVDVHELVADYRSQIKVAFELARIGYDVFLDPEQPAFEQAINSMLNQMLVNGSLEMREMVLHQCSDCGRTLHHAYVVGKCPSCGSGANGLSCEPCGGFTSASTLIHPSCARCGGDPKAMVAEVAVLRLENHREQLIAEWTRAELPGRVRSVIGQYLNSPLPDYPVAYPTDWGIEGTGALSGLRIDFPAELGLSYLYGPAHTVNPQADGLAEWVRTWEEQFDGLWHFNGIDNAFYFAVLYPAIFAAAGVAEPKMQGATVNELFLLEGLKFSSSRNHALWANEFLAAEDPELVRLFLSWHRPDRYETNFTDEAFRAFSEYVRPLLDGTFTGAGLPAELAAGELERAEQSLRLANFDTALALRCLLGSLSAGHGADSVALAALTGRDGTAR
- a CDS encoding ATP-grasp domain-containing protein, producing the protein MKLLAIEAQQYGAYYLPRYRQVDEYGGNLHLLQGVGEPDYWPAPRYRVIDSAEVKDIVAAALDWHAEQDFDGVLTFSESSVTTVALVAEALGLPSIGLEAALNSRNKLRMRQAHERGGVPHPRFRFVTDLQAALDAAAEFGYPVVLKPTLGAASFFVFRVDSPQELEQRYQDAAEGIDGIVTYQLEPEGVDCGPHGLLVESFLDGREYLFEAVIWDDEVFLGSIVDRATVEGATFDDDVHVAPTTLTGDQLAEIKQVITAAALAHGLHRSVMHAEIRFHRDKPYLVEIAVRPGGGGLDMVARVTAGYCPILATMDVARGIRPQVGDYRPTGVHMMGTCLICQAGELEYVSVPAEVSESDRTLLARITAHPGAIIQRPPDGNNILGFLVVTGDSADEVKQTLEDYASKIEVKLVGQPATMTDTPWSDSRSRDLASSIAPSS
- a CDS encoding cupin domain-containing protein, which translates into the protein MEIRSLDRDNLCAEYGVLTQRLLPWPQLNTPFEGAWAILEPGASTTPHAHHEFEIFIAASGTATISSDGKLSPFVAGDTAYLPPGETHQIVNVGDEDFRMYSVWWDPQMTERYQSVISAR
- a CDS encoding SidA/IucD/PvdA family monooxygenase gives rise to the protein MDHQEVELLAIGAGPSNLALAIAIEEMAPADFASKTLIIEQHENIVWQRGMMLPWTQSQVSFLKDLVTMRNPCSRFSFVNFLHSTGTLHDFINMASFLPFRLEISNYLQWVAQSLSRVQVQYGRRCETIEAIRSSDDVITGWLVRLTDGSAIAARNLVIGVGRDAHIPEAFRDLPRERVIHSTEYSSRIAHLDPDAPHRIAVVGAAQSAAEMLWETHQRMPAAECSMIMRSIGLDYYQTSKFTNEKYFPSFTDSFYAARPEARQRVLQEMRRTNYAGVTPELLNTIYRQMYLERLTGTQRLRMVTAVDVNHARMDGDEVVLGLADRIGELNDELRCDVVMLGTGFERSLPALVRQIAGLVGVEQFLVSRSYRMIMPPAVTANCYLQGINEESHGIADSLISVLAIRAGEIVHDLLASRPTEQPLASAAAVAV